A window of the Ardenticatenales bacterium genome harbors these coding sequences:
- a CDS encoding dienelactone hydrolase family protein: MSRKLSLSILVVFVMLFAVTLVAAQTGPVAEPEMPALPQIPDPAQPGPYEVGWRLITVTRPDATTFEAWFFYPAIATGPDQPYDSSGAPYAAISFAHGYLAPPLIYQGNYEHLVSWGYFLIASKSGSGLFPSHPAFADDLQYTLTWLEDENGNAASELYQQVDTDHFGLSGHSMGGGVSILAAAEDPRVKAVINLAAAKTFPDSAIVAMENIHAPIALLGGSDDFIAPVANHQQPMYDNGNAPRLLAVLQGGDHCAFASGLGNCGGGMPAETQLTITNRWLTAFFNLYLKEQPIYAWYVWGPIMTFDPQVTTQHDAGFVVAPFFQNDSGGPGQTVSYTLTLTNNGDDPAAFSLSAYLNQWTTTITPAVTPTLSPGESATITVDVLIPGAPGTLNDKALIVATNNNDGLTIQYGLLVTTIPTP; encoded by the coding sequence ATGAGCAGAAAACTGTCCTTGAGTATTCTCGTTGTGTTTGTCATGCTGTTTGCGGTGACGCTGGTGGCGGCGCAAACTGGACCGGTCGCTGAGCCGGAAATGCCGGCATTACCCCAAATTCCCGACCCCGCGCAACCAGGACCCTATGAGGTAGGCTGGCGGCTGATTACGGTAACGCGCCCCGACGCCACCACATTTGAAGCCTGGTTCTTCTATCCGGCAATTGCGACCGGCCCGGATCAACCCTACGACAGCAGCGGCGCGCCGTACGCGGCCATCTCGTTTGCCCATGGCTATCTGGCTCCGCCTTTGATCTACCAGGGTAATTACGAGCATCTGGTTTCCTGGGGCTATTTCCTGATTGCTTCCAAATCGGGTAGTGGTTTGTTCCCCTCGCATCCCGCGTTTGCCGATGATTTGCAATACACATTGACCTGGCTGGAAGATGAAAACGGGAACGCGGCTTCGGAACTGTACCAGCAGGTGGATACGGACCATTTTGGCCTGTCCGGGCACTCCATGGGCGGCGGGGTGAGTATCCTGGCGGCGGCGGAAGACCCGCGCGTGAAGGCGGTGATCAACCTGGCGGCGGCGAAGACGTTCCCCGATTCGGCGATTGTGGCCATGGAGAACATTCACGCGCCGATTGCGCTGTTGGGTGGCAGTGATGACTTCATCGCGCCCGTGGCGAATCACCAGCAGCCGATGTATGACAACGGCAATGCGCCGCGCCTGTTGGCGGTGCTGCAAGGGGGCGACCATTGCGCCTTTGCCAGTGGATTGGGGAATTGCGGCGGGGGGATGCCGGCAGAAACCCAACTCACGATCACCAACCGCTGGCTTACCGCCTTCTTTAACCTCTACCTGAAAGAGCAGCCCATCTACGCCTGGTACGTCTGGGGACCGATCATGACCTTTGACCCGCAAGTGACGACGCAGCATGACGCGGGCTTTGTCGTGGCCCCCTTCTTCCAGAACGACAGCGGCGGTCCCGGGCAAACCGTTAGCTACACGCTGACGCTGACCAATAACGGCGATGATCCCGCCGCCTTCAGCCTGTCGGCTTACCTGAACCAGTGGACCACCACCATCACGCCTGCCGTCACGCCCACGCTGTCCCCCGGCGAAAGCGCCACCATCACCGTGGACGTGCTCATCCCTGGCGCGCCGGGGACACTCAACGACAAGGCCCTCATCGTCGCCACCAACAACAACGATGGCCTCACGATTCAATATGGCCTGCTTGTGACGACCATTCCCACGCCGTAG
- the purB gene encoding adenylosuccinate lyase, which yields MFNHDTFISPLTWRYGSDEMRHVWSEEHKRRLMRQVWVALAAAQQDAGIVTPAQLADLQAHIDDIDIPRALAIEQETRHDVMAEIRCYAEQCPIGGGVIHWGATSADVNDNVNALRLRQATHLLIAQLRQLLLALVAKIEQYAGTPTLAFTHIQPAEPTTLGYRFAVYAQDLLADYAALQTLKAGIKGKGFKGAVGTQASFVEILQGSGMSAAEMEARAMSRLALPTFPITTQTYTRQQDLRVQQTLAALAASLHKLAFDFRVLQSPPFGEWAEPFAARQVGSSAMPFKRNPINMENVCSLARFVAGTVSMAWDNASQAILERSLDDSANRRLFQPEAFLATDEMLRRMTRVISQMHVDEAAIARNMDIYGPFAATERVLMALVGAGVSRQEGHEWLREHSLAAWEAIRQGAPNPLAERLAADARFTDHLPPATIRDLMSAAAHTGTAAARARALAQQAQAIVET from the coding sequence ATGTTCAATCACGATACATTCATTTCCCCCCTCACCTGGCGCTACGGCAGCGACGAGATGCGCCACGTCTGGTCTGAGGAACACAAGCGGCGCTTGATGCGGCAGGTTTGGGTGGCATTGGCGGCAGCGCAGCAGGATGCCGGCATTGTCACCCCCGCCCAACTTGCCGACCTGCAGGCCCACATCGACGACATCGACATCCCCCGCGCCCTGGCTATCGAACAAGAGACGCGCCACGACGTGATGGCCGAAATCCGCTGCTACGCGGAACAATGCCCCATCGGCGGCGGCGTCATCCATTGGGGCGCTACCAGCGCCGACGTCAACGACAACGTCAATGCCCTGCGCCTGCGCCAGGCCACCCACCTCCTCATCGCGCAACTGCGGCAGCTTCTCCTGGCTCTGGTCGCCAAAATCGAGCAATATGCCGGCACGCCCACCCTTGCCTTCACCCACATCCAACCCGCCGAACCCACCACCCTCGGCTACCGCTTCGCTGTCTATGCGCAAGACCTGCTTGCCGACTACGCCGCCCTGCAAACGCTCAAGGCAGGAATCAAAGGCAAAGGCTTCAAAGGCGCGGTGGGCACACAGGCCAGCTTCGTGGAAATCCTCCAGGGCAGCGGCATGAGTGCGGCGGAAATGGAGGCGCGCGCCATGTCCCGGCTGGCGTTGCCCACCTTCCCCATCACCACCCAGACCTACACCCGCCAGCAGGATTTGCGCGTGCAGCAGACGCTGGCGGCGCTGGCCGCCTCGCTGCACAAGCTGGCCTTCGACTTCCGTGTGTTACAATCCCCCCCCTTTGGCGAGTGGGCGGAGCCATTCGCCGCGCGGCAGGTCGGCTCTTCCGCCATGCCCTTCAAACGCAACCCCATCAACATGGAAAACGTCTGCTCCCTGGCCCGCTTCGTGGCCGGAACGGTAAGCATGGCCTGGGACAACGCCAGCCAGGCCATTCTGGAGCGCAGCCTGGATGACTCCGCCAATCGCCGCCTGTTTCAACCGGAAGCCTTCCTGGCCACGGACGAGATGCTGCGGCGCATGACGCGCGTCATTTCCCAGATGCACGTAGACGAAGCGGCCATCGCCCGCAACATGGACATCTACGGCCCCTTTGCCGCCACGGAGCGCGTCCTCATGGCGCTGGTGGGCGCGGGCGTTAGCCGCCAGGAGGGACATGAGTGGCTACGCGAGCATAGTCTGGCAGCATGGGAAGCCATCCGCCAGGGCGCGCCCAATCCGCTCGCGGAGCGGTTGGCCGCGGACGCCCGCTTCACGGACCATTTGCCGCCGGCCACCATCCGTGACCTGATGTCCGCCGCCGCCCATACGGGCACAGCCGCCGCCCGCGCCCGCGCCCTGGCGCAGCAGGCGCAAGCCATCGTGGAAACTTGA
- a CDS encoding MFS transporter, translated as MLRQNKAYVAVALTHFTVDVLNNSRTLLIAILALSLGLSNAQVALVALLYNVGSAVMQPLFGWLADRFGARWLVLGGIGWMILFYGLAALAGDWLALVALTVAGVGSGAFHPTGTMVASQASTTRRTQATAYFFTAGQLGLFLGPVFAGILLQLRGRPGVILLPLLALIVFLLDWRWLPPTAPPHGHDHASSTPARTRAAPRGFLALLLFVIIISANTVSISTLTFAPKLFTEAGYAAGYVGWLTGLFMLGSAVGGIVGGHLADRRGGKWPILLGMSAGILPAYFYIPNHGIVQLLLLLLAGFFVGMPHSVLVIQVQSMLPGRQALASGLTLGVMFFGGSVGSTVVGALADQVGLATALQRTAFVLFAALLAALLYPARKRAPVVVAASPPS; from the coding sequence ATGCTCCGACAAAACAAGGCGTATGTGGCGGTGGCCCTGACGCACTTCACCGTGGATGTGTTGAACAACAGCCGCACGCTACTGATTGCCATTCTGGCGCTGAGCCTGGGGTTGAGCAACGCGCAGGTGGCCCTGGTGGCGCTGCTGTATAACGTGGGCAGCGCCGTGATGCAGCCCCTGTTTGGCTGGCTGGCGGATCGCTTTGGCGCGCGCTGGTTGGTGCTGGGGGGGATTGGCTGGATGATCCTGTTTTATGGGCTGGCGGCGTTGGCGGGGGATTGGCTGGCGCTGGTGGCGTTGACGGTGGCCGGCGTGGGGTCGGGGGCGTTCCATCCCACGGGGACGATGGTCGCCAGTCAGGCGAGCACGACGCGACGCACGCAGGCAACGGCTTACTTTTTCACGGCGGGGCAGTTAGGGTTGTTTTTGGGGCCGGTTTTTGCCGGCATTCTCCTCCAACTCCGCGGCCGTCCAGGTGTCATTCTCCTGCCCCTGCTGGCCCTCATCGTCTTCCTCCTCGACTGGCGCTGGCTCCCACCCACCGCGCCGCCCCACGGACACGACCATGCCTCATCCACCCCCGCCCGCACCCGCGCCGCGCCGCGCGGCTTTCTGGCGCTCCTCCTCTTCGTGATCATCATCAGCGCGAACACCGTGAGCATCTCCACCCTCACCTTCGCCCCCAAGCTGTTCACCGAGGCGGGTTACGCCGCCGGCTACGTGGGCTGGCTCACCGGCTTGTTCATGCTCGGGTCCGCCGTGGGCGGGATAGTGGGCGGCCACCTGGCGGATCGCCGGGGGGGCAAGTGGCCGATTCTGTTGGGGATGAGTGCCGGCATCCTCCCCGCCTACTTCTACATCCCCAATCACGGCATCGTCCAACTCCTCCTCCTCCTCCTGGCCGGCTTCTTTGTTGGCATGCCGCACAGCGTCCTCGTCATTCAAGTGCAATCCATGCTGCCGGGGCGGCAGGCACTGGCCTCCGGCCTCACCCTGGGCGTCATGTTCTTTGGCGGCTCCGTGGGCAGCACCGTCGTAGGCGCGTTGGCCGATCAGGTGGGCCTGGCGACTGCCCTGCAGCGCACGGCCTTTGTCCTGTTCGCCGCCCTGCTGGCCGCGCTGCTGTACCCGGCGCGGAAACGCGCTCCGGTCGTGGTCGCCGCATCCCCCCCATCCTAA
- a CDS encoding sulfite oxidase-like oxidoreductase: MFRRITERRKQEDDAREQNRLPPGQSLTQKFPVLHYGTVPPFNPNTWNFRIFGLVEEEKVWNWAEFNQLPRTQVTMDIHCVTRWSKFDTLWEGVSLKTLVDEGIVRPKPDAKFVIQHCEQGYTTNTPLDLLLMDNVLLATHFDGKPLDPEHGYPLRVVVGSFADRSESRTAYFWKGGKWLRGLEFRATDQPGFWERNGYNNEADPWQEQRFSYRW, encoded by the coding sequence ATGTTTCGGAGAATTACTGAACGCCGTAAGCAAGAGGATGATGCCCGCGAGCAGAATCGCCTGCCCCCAGGGCAGTCGCTAACGCAGAAATTTCCCGTGCTGCATTACGGCACAGTTCCCCCCTTCAATCCCAACACCTGGAATTTTCGCATTTTTGGCCTGGTTGAGGAAGAAAAAGTGTGGAACTGGGCGGAATTCAACCAACTACCACGCACACAGGTGACGATGGACATACACTGCGTCACGCGCTGGTCGAAGTTTGACACGTTATGGGAAGGCGTGTCGCTAAAGACGCTGGTGGACGAAGGCATTGTGCGCCCAAAGCCGGATGCTAAATTTGTGATTCAGCACTGCGAGCAAGGGTATACGACGAACACGCCGTTGGATCTGCTGCTGATGGACAATGTGCTGTTGGCGACGCATTTTGATGGGAAGCCGCTGGACCCGGAACATGGCTACCCGCTGCGTGTGGTGGTGGGCAGCTTCGCGGACCGCAGCGAGTCGCGTACGGCCTATTTTTGGAAGGGGGGCAAGTGGCTACGGGGGCTAGAATTCCGCGCCACGGACCAACCGGGATTCTGGGAACGCAATGGTTACAACAACGAGGCGGACCCGTGGCAAGAACAGCGGTTCAGTTACCGCTGGTAA
- a CDS encoding PPC domain-containing protein — protein sequence MMRIRSTTVFVTATLIIVSALLLIGCREGGAESTFAGWASGGTLPPLVNRTETLSLAELAQNPRAYAGITLQLTGQFHRAAPLVCSSVTRRSPAAWLLSDGQNQIAMGGSFDQLSRIAPDNLTITVVGRWWVWRGPVGCGKNLPATEVWYLDVSEIVAPNPLTNATLTPTDEEIAALPPTPVPPEIPPPPSETALPTAETPPPEATLPSDLSDLLTITPDLGGFPTLPPDLGLGDLGFTLTLELPPELLTPPVFSETKTATPTPSGSGGGAGTPTMTTTPTPTTEQKQTETPTPPVGLSPTATVTPTPNPNNTPTPTATTGPSPTPTPTATTGPSPTPTATVSGNLVDKGSLEAQDLVIEILAAGLTDQWSFVVDNTDVLTINVDAPVDMNMVVTVLDGNNNVIKTQDNATGGAPEIVVTELPGAGTYFIRVNEATGQSGSYSMILQDSGAYPFIFQGTLVYGDAESALIVPNSDHFWHFMGNQGDSIAILVAPNDNESDVFFELFGPDATDLLGEPVDDGGAGVPEFLISFTLPETGFYAIHVGEYNFAAADYSISLDSFSFP from the coding sequence ATGATGCGCATTCGTTCAACTACTGTTTTTGTTACTGCCACACTCATCATCGTCTCCGCCCTGTTGCTGATTGGTTGCCGCGAGGGGGGCGCGGAGAGTACGTTTGCCGGTTGGGCATCGGGGGGAACGCTGCCACCGTTGGTAAATCGCACCGAGACGTTGTCGCTGGCTGAACTGGCGCAAAATCCACGGGCTTATGCCGGCATCACCCTCCAACTCACCGGCCAATTCCACCGCGCCGCTCCGCTTGTCTGCTCCTCCGTCACCCGCCGCTCCCCCGCCGCCTGGCTGCTCAGCGACGGCCAGAACCAGATTGCCATGGGCGGCAGCTTCGACCAGTTGAGCCGTATCGCCCCCGATAACCTCACCATCACCGTTGTCGGGCGTTGGTGGGTGTGGCGCGGCCCCGTCGGCTGTGGCAAAAACCTCCCGGCGACCGAAGTCTGGTATCTCGACGTGAGCGAAATCGTGGCCCCCAACCCCCTCACCAACGCCACGCTGACGCCCACCGACGAGGAAATTGCCGCGCTGCCGCCCACACCCGTGCCGCCGGAAATCCCGCCGCCCCCATCAGAAACCGCGCTTCCCACCGCGGAGACCCCGCCGCCGGAAGCCACCCTGCCTTCCGACCTCAGCGATCTGCTCACTATCACACCTGATCTGGGCGGTTTTCCCACGCTGCCGCCCGACCTGGGGCTAGGGGATCTCGGCTTCACGCTCACGTTGGAGCTGCCCCCCGAACTGCTCACGCCACCCGTCTTTAGCGAAACGAAAACGGCCACGCCAACGCCATCGGGATCAGGAGGTGGCGCTGGCACGCCCACCATGACGACCACGCCCACGCCCACAACGGAACAGAAACAAACCGAGACGCCCACGCCCCCCGTTGGCCTGTCGCCCACGGCCACGGTCACGCCCACGCCAAACCCCAACAATACGCCTACGCCTACGGCGACAACGGGACCATCTCCTACGCCCACGCCCACGGCGACGACGGGACCATCCCCCACGCCTACGGCGACGGTGTCCGGCAACCTGGTAGACAAAGGCAGCCTGGAGGCGCAGGACCTGGTGATTGAGATATTGGCGGCGGGGTTGACGGATCAATGGTCTTTTGTCGTGGATAACACGGACGTGCTGACCATCAATGTTGATGCGCCTGTGGACATGAATATGGTTGTCACTGTGTTAGACGGCAATAATAATGTGATTAAGACACAGGATAACGCGACCGGCGGCGCTCCCGAAATCGTGGTTACGGAGTTGCCCGGTGCCGGCACTTATTTCATCCGCGTGAACGAGGCAACGGGTCAGTCAGGCAGCTACTCCATGATCTTGCAAGACAGCGGCGCCTACCCCTTCATTTTCCAGGGCACGCTCGTCTATGGCGATGCCGAATCCGCCTTGATAGTTCCAAATAGCGACCACTTCTGGCACTTCATGGGGAATCAAGGAGATAGCATCGCCATTCTCGTCGCTCCCAACGACAATGAGTCGGACGTCTTTTTCGAGTTGTTCGGTCCTGACGCCACCGACCTGTTGGGTGAACCGGTAGATGATGGCGGCGCGGGTGTGCCTGAATTCTTGATCAGCTTTACGCTGCCGGAAACAGGTTTCTACGCCATCCATGTGGGCGAGTACAACTTCGCGGCGGCGGATTATTCCATATCACTGGATTCTTTTTCCTTTCCATAA
- a CDS encoding MFS transporter, with protein MTRQPPPETSDLRATARRIINALFIGQSLFSAAFIAAFTLSPIIASTLAANEQAAGLPSTVTLISRALMAYPIGWLMDRWGRRSGLSLGFVLGTLGAFVSVAAIVNGSLWGFLAGAALMGMMRAGADQARYVAAEVQPPAEQARAIGLVVFAGTIGSIGGPLLVGPTSRLAAAWGLPENAGPFLAATLLFALGLLITFLLLRPDPLQIGRQIAAAYPLPDLADQSDRQARPLLEIFRGGRAQLAVLSMAISQFIMSLLMVITPVHMSHFDHSREAISGVIMAHTLGMFGLSSVTGWLIERFGQFAIIACGTLLLLLSSLIAPISPQIVPLVVALFLLGLGWNFCYIAGSSLLASQLAPAERGRTQGASETVVGLMGGAASLSSGLIFAGGGIRLVSSIGLGFGLLLLTLTIWRILSPRTTHLPA; from the coding sequence ATGACGCGACAACCCCCGCCTGAAACCAGTGACCTGCGCGCCACCGCGCGCCGCATTATCAACGCTTTGTTCATTGGACAGAGCCTATTCTCGGCGGCCTTTATTGCCGCTTTCACCCTGTCCCCCATCATCGCCTCCACGCTGGCGGCCAATGAGCAAGCGGCGGGCCTGCCCAGCACTGTCACGCTGATTAGCCGCGCCCTGATGGCCTACCCCATCGGCTGGCTGATGGATCGTTGGGGGCGGCGCTCCGGGCTGTCGCTGGGGTTTGTGTTGGGCACGCTGGGGGCGTTTGTCTCCGTGGCGGCCATTGTCAACGGCTCTCTGTGGGGATTCCTGGCGGGGGCGGCGCTAATGGGCATGATGCGCGCCGGGGCGGATCAGGCGCGTTATGTGGCGGCGGAAGTACAGCCACCGGCGGAACAGGCACGGGCGATTGGGTTGGTGGTTTTTGCCGGCACAATTGGCTCCATTGGCGGTCCTCTACTCGTTGGCCCCACCTCCCGACTGGCCGCCGCCTGGGGCCTGCCGGAAAATGCCGGCCCCTTCCTGGCCGCCACGCTCCTCTTCGCCCTCGGGCTGCTCATCACCTTCCTCCTGCTGCGCCCCGACCCCCTCCAAATTGGTCGCCAAATAGCCGCCGCCTACCCCCTTCCCGATCTGGCGGATCAATCCGACCGGCAGGCGCGCCCCCTGTTGGAGATATTCCGGGGCGGCAGAGCGCAGTTGGCCGTCCTCTCCATGGCCATCAGCCAGTTCATCATGAGCCTGCTCATGGTGATTACCCCCGTACACATGAGTCACTTCGACCACTCCCGCGAGGCCATCTCCGGGGTGATCATGGCGCATACGCTGGGTATGTTTGGTCTCTCCAGCGTCACCGGCTGGTTAATTGAACGCTTCGGCCAGTTCGCCATCATTGCCTGCGGCACGTTGCTGTTGCTCCTCTCCAGCCTCATCGCCCCCATCTCGCCGCAGATCGTTCCTCTGGTTGTGGCGCTGTTCCTGCTAGGCCTGGGCTGGAACTTCTGCTACATCGCCGGCTCTTCTCTCCTCGCCAGCCAGTTGGCGCCGGCGGAACGGGGGCGCACGCAAGGCGCCAGCGAGACGGTGGTAGGGTTGATGGGCGGCGCGGCCAGTCTCAGTTCCGGTCTCATTTTCGCCGGCGGCGGCATCAGGTTGGTAAGCAGCATCGGCCTGGGGTTTGGGCTGCTGCTGCTCACGCTCACGATCTGGCGGATCCTCTCGCCGCGCACCACTCATTTACCGGCCTGA
- a CDS encoding SDR family oxidoreductase, whose amino-acid sequence MMKDRIAVVTGANRGIGLEICRQLAQQGVRVVLTSRDTVKGEAARETLAAEGLDVAFHQLDVTDARSIARLATFVTQFYGRLHILVNNAGIYIDNHHSLLTLDMDVLQRTLDTNAFGPLMLCQALVPLLRKSGHGRIVNVSSGYGELGNLGSSYPAYSLSKIILNLHTRILADELRSARILVNAMCPGWVRTEMGGPGAPRSIAEGADTAVWLALLPDDGPSGQFFRDRRPISW is encoded by the coding sequence ATGATGAAAGACAGGATTGCGGTTGTTACGGGAGCAAATCGGGGGATTGGGTTGGAGATATGCCGGCAACTGGCGCAGCAAGGCGTTCGTGTGGTCCTCACCAGCCGGGATACAGTCAAAGGAGAGGCCGCGCGAGAAACGTTGGCGGCTGAGGGGTTGGATGTCGCGTTTCACCAACTGGATGTGACGGACGCGCGGAGCATTGCCCGGCTAGCGACGTTTGTCACCCAATTTTACGGACGGCTGCACATTTTGGTGAATAATGCCGGCATCTACATCGACAACCACCACTCCCTCCTCACCCTGGACATGGACGTACTGCAACGTACCCTGGACACAAACGCCTTCGGTCCCCTCATGCTCTGCCAGGCGCTCGTCCCCCTGCTCCGCAAAAGCGGGCACGGGCGCATCGTCAACGTCTCCAGCGGCTACGGGGAACTGGGCAACCTCGGCTCCAGCTACCCCGCCTACAGCCTCTCCAAAATCATTCTCAACCTGCACACACGCATCCTCGCGGATGAGCTACGGAGCGCGAGAATTCTGGTCAACGCCATGTGTCCGGGCTGGGTACGCACCGAGATGGGCGGTCCCGGCGCGCCCCGCTCCATTGCCGAAGGAGCCGACACGGCCGTCTGGCTGGCGCTGCTGCCCGATGACGGCCCCAGCGGTCAGTTCTTCCGCGACCGCCGCCCCATCTCCTGGTAA
- a CDS encoding HD domain-containing protein codes for MSTIHDPVYGQVELNEPILLALLQSAAVQRLRGVLQHGITGLLRITTPITRFDHSVGVMLLVRRLGGSLDEQIAALLHDISHTAFSHVIDYVFDNHDGQSYHEEVKEAFVARSDLPQLLAQWGRDWRDFMDEAAFPLLEQSAPALCADRLDYCLRDSQDLGLATTAQVHRALDHLVVRDGRVAVDDVGVARWLADVYMMADNCSWADFREVGLYELTARAIRRALEVGVLTEDDFWLTDEVVWARMQESQDAPLQDLLCLVHPGTRFIRDEAAPSFTISTKIRTIDPDVWQNGQLLPLSALDADFAARRRAYLARKQGKWPMRVIPQ; via the coding sequence ATGTCAACCATTCACGATCCCGTTTACGGACAGGTAGAACTCAACGAACCAATTCTGCTCGCGCTCCTGCAATCGGCCGCGGTGCAGCGGCTGCGCGGCGTACTGCAACACGGCATCACCGGCCTGCTGCGCATCACCACACCGATCACGCGCTTCGACCATTCCGTGGGCGTGATGCTGCTGGTGCGGCGGCTCGGGGGCTCCCTCGACGAACAGATCGCCGCCCTGCTGCACGACATCAGCCACACCGCCTTCAGCCACGTCATTGACTACGTCTTCGATAACCATGACGGCCAAAGCTACCACGAAGAGGTAAAGGAAGCGTTTGTGGCGCGCAGCGACCTACCGCAACTACTGGCGCAATGGGGCCGCGATTGGCGCGATTTTATGGATGAGGCGGCTTTTCCCTTGCTGGAGCAGTCGGCTCCCGCCCTATGCGCCGATCGACTTGATTACTGTCTGCGGGATTCCCAGGACCTGGGCCTGGCGACAACGGCGCAGGTACACCGGGCACTGGACCATCTGGTCGTGCGCGACGGGCGGGTGGCCGTGGATGATGTGGGCGTTGCCCGCTGGTTGGCGGACGTGTACATGATGGCCGACAATTGCAGTTGGGCTGACTTTCGGGAGGTAGGGCTGTATGAGCTGACGGCGCGGGCCATTCGGCGGGCGCTGGAGGTGGGGGTGCTGACGGAAGACGATTTCTGGCTCACGGATGAGGTGGTCTGGGCACGGATGCAGGAAAGCCAGGACGCCCCGCTGCAAGACCTGTTGTGCCTGGTCCACCCGGGCACACGTTTTATCCGGGACGAGGCTGCTCCCAGTTTTACTATCAGCACCAAAATCCGAACCATTGACCCGGATGTGTGGCAAAATGGGCAGCTTCTGCCCCTCTCCGCGCTGGATGCCGACTTTGCGGCGCGGCGGCGTGCTTACCTGGCGCGGAAGCAGGGCAAGTGGCCCATGCGCGTGATCCCGCAATGA
- a CDS encoding Rieske (2Fe-2S) protein has translation MTSHHFVRAASLADVREQGILTTQVDGHTVAIFNTSEGIFAVDNRCPHMGFPLDRGTVQDGILTCYWHYARFDMKSGGTFDLFADDARVFPVEVRDEAVWVDVRARANSHAHQEERLRVGLERDLPLVIAKSVLTLLGDGADWRRAVAPFRIGLDFGARYRQGGWGQGLTILTCMMNLLPALPPEDRPRALYQGLSAVAADSFNHPPRFVVRPLPGERVDVGTLKRWFRQFVEVRDDEGAERCIISAIRAGADQAQMADMLFAAATDHRYIQIGHVLDFTNKALEALDVAGWDMAEQVLPSLATNFARASRMEEANAWRNPVDLIAILEAAFAEMPGALSQGQANRGHWAGEAALLAVLLQDDPRAIADGLLAALADGATEVALAAVVSHAAALRIARFHTSNEFGDWDTALHTFTFANGVEQGLRRAPSVELLRGVFDAAMSVYLDRFLNIPPARLPRVGDAGGVLLEEMPALLNQQQQVNNAGTTVAQFLYQDGDPAQLRAMLGKLLLREDRDFHTIQAIEAACKQSTLLPPAAAAHALIAAARYLAAHAPTVRAQGQTYQIANRLHRGEKLFEG, from the coding sequence ATGACTTCTCACCACTTTGTTCGCGCTGCTTCGCTGGCTGACGTGCGAGAGCAGGGTATTTTGACGACCCAGGTAGACGGCCACACCGTGGCTATTTTCAACACCAGCGAGGGCATTTTTGCCGTGGATAATCGCTGCCCGCATATGGGGTTTCCGCTGGACCGGGGGACCGTGCAGGATGGTATTCTCACCTGTTACTGGCATTACGCCCGGTTCGACATGAAGAGCGGCGGTACATTTGATCTTTTTGCCGACGATGCCCGCGTTTTCCCTGTGGAAGTTCGGGATGAGGCGGTGTGGGTGGACGTGCGCGCGCGCGCGAATTCCCACGCCCATCAGGAAGAGCGGCTGCGCGTGGGCCTGGAGCGGGATTTGCCGCTGGTGATTGCCAAGTCGGTGCTGACGCTGTTGGGGGATGGGGCGGATTGGCGCCGCGCCGTCGCCCCTTTTCGCATTGGTCTGGATTTTGGGGCGCGCTATCGCCAGGGGGGCTGGGGGCAGGGGTTGACGATTCTCACGTGTATGATGAATTTATTGCCGGCATTGCCGCCTGAAGACCGCCCCCGTGCCCTGTATCAAGGGCTGTCGGCGGTGGCCGCGGATAGCTTTAACCACCCACCGCGCTTCGTCGTGCGCCCGCTACCGGGCGAGCGTGTGGACGTGGGCACGCTGAAGCGCTGGTTTCGCCAGTTTGTGGAGGTGCGGGACGACGAGGGGGCGGAGCGGTGCATCATCTCCGCTATTCGCGCGGGCGCAGACCAGGCGCAGATGGCGGATATGCTGTTCGCGGCGGCCACGGACCACCGCTACATCCAGATCGGGCACGTGTTGGATTTTACGAACAAGGCGCTGGAGGCGTTGGACGTGGCCGGCTGGGATATGGCGGAGCAGGTGCTGCCCAGTCTGGCTACCAATTTCGCGCGCGCCAGCCGCATGGAGGAGGCGAATGCGTGGCGCAATCCGGTGGACCTGATTGCGATCCTGGAGGCGGCGTTCGCGGAGATGCCAGGGGCATTGTCACAAGGGCAGGCGAACCGGGGACATTGGGCGGGAGAGGCGGCGCTGCTGGCTGTTTTGCTGCAAGATGATCCGCGAGCCATTGCGGATGGCCTGTTGGCGGCGTTGGCGGACGGGGCGACGGAAGTGGCGTTGGCGGCGGTGGTGAGTCACGCGGCGGCGCTGCGTATTGCCCGGTTCCATACGAGTAATGAGTTTGGTGACTGGGATACCGCTTTGCATACGTTTACGTTTGCGAACGGGGTGGAACAGGGACTGCGGCGCGCGCCGTCCGTGGAATTGCTGCGCGGGGTGTTTGACGCGGCGATGAGTGTGTATCTGGATCGTTTTTTGAATATCCCGCCGGCGCGGCTGCCGCGGGTGGGTGATGCGGGCGGGGTTTTGTTGGAGGAGATGCCGGCACTACTCAATCAACAGCAGCAGGTGAATAATGCCGGCACAACCGTCGCCCAATTCCTCTATCAAGACGGCGACCCGGCCCAACTGCGCGCCATGCTGGGCAAACTCCTCCTCCGCGAAGACCGCGACTTCCATACCATCCAGGCCATCGAAGCCGCCTGCAAACAATCCACCCTCCTGCCCCCAGCCGCCGCCGCCCACGCCCTCATCGCCGCCGCCCGTTACCTGGCCGCCCACGCCCCCACCGTGCGCGCCCAGGGGCAGACCTATCAGATTGCCAATCGCCTGCATCGGGGCGAGAAGCTGTTTGAGGGATAA